From the genome of Solibacillus sp. FSL H8-0538:
GATAACTGCTGTATTCTCAAGCATACCTGTGCCACCACTAAATACTTGGTTAAATACAGCGGACATTTGCTCCATTTTAGCTTCATCAACTGTACTTGATGCAAATAATACGATAAATAAAGCAAGTAAAAGCGTTAAAATATCGGCATAGGGTACTAGCCAGGATTCATCTACATGCTCTTCATGTTTTTTATGTTTCTTATGCCTCTTTGCCAAGGCCACCCGCCCCGCTTTCCGTAATTTGCTTACGTTCTTCCATTGGTAAATATGAAGCAAGCTTTTGTTCGATTACACGAGGAGCCTCCCCTTCTAGAACGGATAAAATCCCCTCAATCATCATTCGCTTTTGCTTTACTTCAACTGCGGATTTACGTTTTAATTTATTTGCGAATGGATGCCATAATACGTAACCTGTGAATATCCCTAGAAGTGTGGCTACGAAAGCTGCTGAAATCGCATGCCCTAGCTTATCAATATCATTCATATCTTTTAAAGCCGCAATAAGCCCTACTACTGCACCAAGTACCCCAAGTGTTGGAGCATATGTACCTGCTTGTGTAAAAATTAACGAACCACTTGCATGTCGATCTTCCATCGCTTCTACTTCTTCTGTTAATACATCGCGAATATAGTCCGCATTTTGACCATCAATTGCTAGTGTCAAGCCATTTTTTAAGAAAGGGTCTTCAATATCTGAAGCTTTACTTTCTAAGGCTAGTAACCCTTCGCGACGAGCTAAATCTGCCCATTGAGAAAACATTTTAATGAGTTCAATGTCATTAGCAAGCTTTGTTTCTTTAAATAGATTTTTAAATAGCTTTGGAACACGTTTTAATTCACTCATCGGGAATGCAATTGTTACTGCCGCAATCGTACCGACGATAATGATTAAAATTGCTGCTGGATTTATTAAAACCTCTGGCGTTACCCCTTTAAAATACATACCTACTATTAACGCAATAAACGCTAGAATTATACCAACTAACGAAGAAATATCCATTTATTGTACCTCCAAATACTCAGTCTCTTTTTACTTCGGTTTATTTTAATATTTATTAACATTTATACATACTAGTATAATAGCTATTAATTTATTTTTCGACGAATTAATGTTTTTTCTTTCCAATTTCAACACTTTTGATTATATTGTATCAATATTATAAAAATTCCCCGTTCACAAATTGGAGTATTGATTCAAATGGAGTCTAATTTTGATGGGAAACTATTATTTTTCGCTGAATTAGTCGTAAAGTCTGTGTCAATCGAAGCTGATAGAGGTACTTGCAAACAACTTACAGAGGACTAGGACGCATATCGATACTATATGAAGAATAGTAAGGTAGATCATGTATTGCAAAGTAGAAATCTCTATTTTAATTTATAGTTTCTTCAAAATGTCGCCATACTTTACAGAAATTCTATGAGATTTCATTAATTTCTCCTACCAATTAAGTAATTACATAATGTATAATTGGTTGTAACGAACTTTTATATTCTTATATTCTGAAGGGAGCCCTGCAATTATGAATCATCATCATCCATTTAGTATTGAGTACTTTACAACTGTTTTAGGTTATTCAGTAGTTCTTTTAATCTGCCTTTGGTTCTTTATCCATTTCCTACGTGTAGGTTTAAAATCTGAAGAATCAGTTCACATTGATGCAAAAACTGGTAACTTTGCACCTGGTGAATTAGCTAAAAACCATCATTAATGTATTTAACAGTCGCTCTTGTAGCGGCTGTTTTTTTATTCCCTGCTTTTTGTTTACGGTTTTCACTATTTATAAGTTGTTTACCCTGAAATATGTTTTTATTATTTGAATTCTTAAAAATTTAATTTAAAATAGATTTTGTAAGGAAAGGGGTATCATAGTTATGTCTTCATTAAAAGAAATTTTAAGCTTCAACGACTCGTTTGTAACAGATAAAAAATACGAGCCTTTTATAACGACCAAATATCCAGATAAGCGTATTGTTATTTTATCATGTATGGATACGCGCCTAGTGGAGTTATTACCAAAAGCAATGAACTTACGTAATGGTGACGTGAAGATCGTCAAAAGTGCCGGTGCGATTGTCAATCATCCATTTGGTGGTATTATGCGTAGTTTACTTGTAGCAGTGTATGAGTTAAAAGCGGACGAGATTTACATTGTAGGGCATTATGATTGCGGGATGAGTGCAATTGACCCTGATCAAATGCTTGGCCATATGGTAGAACGCGGCGTTAAACAGGAAATCATTGATATCATTAGTTATTCTCGAGTTGATTTAAAAGAATGGCTACGTGGTTTTGGCGACGTGACAACAAGCGTAATGAAAAGTGTGGATTTAGTGCGTAGTCATCCGTTAATGCCTAAAGGAATACCAGTACACGGACTCGTTATTGACCCAAGTACAGGTAGACTCGATTTAGTAACGGACGGTAATACTGTTATTAGTAAATAATTGTACAGCGAATTGGTTACATGCCAATTCGCTTTTTTTACGAATGGCTAAATAAAATAACATTGTTTTTTATGGAATTAAACATTCCTAGCGAAAACATACTACAACTCTCCACGGCACAAAGAGCGAATTCGAACCACAGCGTTTAATAACGCCTTACAAAAAAAAAAGATTAGCGCTGGTAGCTAATCTTTTTAAAATCGTTCTGTAAAATGGCATACATATAATGGTCTACCCATTCACCGTTAATAAATAGCAGCTCTCTTAGTAAGCCTTCGCGTACAAGTCCTGATTTTTCAAGAACGCGAACAGAACCCTCGTTTTTCGGTGAAACATATGCCTCGATACGGTGAATATTAATCGTTTGAAATGCAAATTCAAGCACGAGCTTGACTGCCTCAGTAGCGATACCCCGTCCCACAAAGCTTTTATCAACGGAATAGCCAATGAACGCACTTGAATACGGCAAGCGCTTAATGGCATATAGCGAAATATGGCCGATTAATTGCTGTGAATTCATCTCATAAATGCCGAAAGAAAACTCCCGATTTGCATGCAACAGTTGCAGGCTCTCTAAAATCTTTTTATATTGCGCTTCTTCTGTGTAGTACTCATCTCGGTGCAGCGGCTCATACGTCGACCAAGAATATTTATTGTTCGCTAGTAACTCCGCTAATTGTCTCGCATCGGATTCTATAAATGTGCGTAATGTACATTGGTCACCGAATAGTCTAATCACGCGATCACCCTTTTTCTGAAATAAGCCCCATAAATTCCTTAACATCTTTTCGCACAATACAATTCCTTTCTCCCAATGGGGATGTTCCGTAATAGCTTTTCCTAGTTACGCCATCGCTAATCCTTCGGTAAAGGCTTCTGCTGTGCTTCCCCCATTAATTCCTAATTTTTTTGCTCCTATCATTTCTACGAAGGATAAAGCAGTTTCGTTCACGTTCATTGTGAGTCGACGATTTATCCTATGCGAGAAACGTTGTGCATATGTACGAAAATCTATGCACTCATGTTGAATCCATTGACATAGTTAGTGAACATTGTAATTTCAATAGCATTTTGTGAAGCTATTTACTTTTCTTTTTCGCATTATTTTTCTTTTCTTTTTTATCTTCTTCTCTTTCAATTGTCTCTTCTGGTACTTCTAGCGCTTCTAATTCCGCTAGTGCTTCTGAGGCCTCTTTATGTGCCTCGTCGAATACATTCGTTATATGTAAGCCACGGCGAGCAGCTTCCTTTTCAATATGTGCGATTGTATCTTTTAATACTTGTATACGTGCATATTGCTTATCATTACCTGGAATTAAAAACCAAGGCGCCTGCTCAGAGTCCGTTTTTGCAAACATTTCGTCAGCGGCTTCACTATATAAATCAAATTTTTCACGGTTACGCCAATCTTCCTCTGTCAGCTTCCACGCCTTGTATGGATCCTGTGCTCGGGCATTAAAGCGTTGTAATTGTTCGTCAGCATCAATATGAATCCAAAACTTGATGATAATATAGTCCCCATCTGTTAATAGTTGCTCGAAATTATTAATTTCATTATAAGCACGCTTCCATTCTGTTTCTGTCGCGAAACCTTCAATACGTTCCACTAGGACGCGACCATACCACGACCGGTCAAAGATAGAAATTTGTCCATGCTGTGGAAGCTTGCGCCAGAAACGATGCATATAGTTATAACGAAATTCATGTGCTTGTGGTGCTGAAATTGGATGTACAATGAGTCCACGCGGGTCAATGCGTTCTGTTAGGCGTTTAATCGCGCCACCCTTACCAGCTGCATCCATACCTTCAAATAATATAATTAAACCAATTTTATTATTGAATAAAAACTGCTGAGCGTTTAACATTTCATACTGAAGAACTTTTAATTTTTTCTTATACATTTTTTTGTCTAGTTCAAGCGATAAGTCGAGATCTTTGATTTTTTTCATGTATATCATTCCTCCTTGTTAAGATACTTCCATTTTACTGTAAAATAGGTGTAAATGGTATTTGTTGTTGAAAACTATAGGAATGTATATAATTTTATTGAAAGGAGAGGACGTTATGGATCGCATCGTTTTGCTTTTTACGTCTCTTATTGTAATAGCAACATTTACGACTTGCGCATATTGGTTTGAATTAAACGGACAAGCAACGATTGAAATTTTAAATCGTTTACCGATTTTATTCTTACCTGCTAGTTATGTGTATATGCTATGGATCGTAATATTCGTTAGTTTATTCGTTTGGATGATAAACTACTATAAAAACCGACATACGCCTTTACGTGTATCTACACTGCAAACGGCTTTATTTGTTTGTATTAGTGTTTTACAAGTTGCCACTTTATTTACATGGCATAGTGAGCTCTATATCGCCTCGATTACATTCTTGGCACTACAACTCCTCTCTATGTTCGGACTTTATATGACGTATCCTCTTAACAGAGAAGGTATTCACTTACGTATGCCAATTGCTGCACTTTTAAGCTGGTCCTTAATGTTATTTTTAGTCTTTATTCGTTATATTCATGTCTTTTTCGAATGGCCAGACTTCGGCTTCAGCAACGCCTTATGGGCAGTAATTATTATGACAATTGGTACCGCATTTGCACTTCATTTACGCTATCATCATTTCGATATTATTAGTCCACTTGTCTTTATTTGGAGTTATATTGGCATTATTATTGCTTATGGTTTTGAAGAGCTACTCGTTTCAACTGCCGCGTTCTTTTTATGCGGAGTGATGATTGTCGGCATTATTTTTATGAAAAAGACACATCTCGCCCTGAAATAAAGCAAAACATTCTTAAACACTAAAAAAATCGTAGCGCCTAAATGGCGTCTACGATTTTTTTAGTCTTCTGATTAGAAAGACACAACTCGCTCAAAATAGGGCGAGTTGATGTCCTTACTTATGTGGATGGGAAAGTTATACTTTTTCATCCAATAAAGTTAAAATTATCGGTTTATCCTTTGTTACAATAATTGAATGTTCAATTTGTGCAACTAATGATTGATCTGGTGTAACGAATGTCCAGCCATCACCTGATTCAACGATATGCTCTGCTTTTGCTGAAATGAATGGCTCTACTGCTAACACCATACCTTCCTTCATAATCGTCGTATCCCAAGCATCATAATAGTTTAAGATGTGATCAGGTGATTCATGAAGTGAGCGACCCAGACCATGACCAGTTAAGTTCATAATGACTGTTAAGCCGTGATCACGTGCTTCACGTTCAACTGCTTTACCAATTTGGTTTAATTTTGAACCGGCTTTTATTTTCGTTATCGCACGATCTAATGCTGATTTTGCTACCGCACAAAGCTTTTCTTTATCCTCATAGCCTTCACCAATAACGAATGAAATCCCTGTATCTGCAAAGTAGCCATCTAAAGAGCCTGATACATCAATATTAACAATATCGCCTTCTTTGATAACTTTAGAACCCGGAATACCATGCGCTACTTCGTGGTTTACACTAATACAAGTGTAGCCCGGAAAATCATATTCGCCTTTAGGACCTGAAATCGCACCAGCCTCCGCAAACATACGGCCTGCAATTTCATCTAATTCCAGTGTTGTTACGCCCGGTTTTGTCGCAGCCTTCATCGCTTCACGAATTTCCGCACAAATACGGCCGATTTTTTTAAATGCTTCTATTTCTTCTTGAGTTTTTACAATCATGTTAAACGTCCTTCCTGTAACAATGTCTACCCTTTACTATAACATAATTAAAATCTGTTGTAGTAACGCAAAATCTCGTTAAGTCAAACATCGTTGAAGCTCTTTTTATCATACATTATACGGGAATAACCTTACATATCAATTCAATAAATGCTTAATTACAATGTATGTTCTTAGCTTATCTATGGCTACCTCACAAGCGGCAAAAATTAGAAAAACACATCTCGCCCAAAATAGGGCGAGATGCTGTCCTTTCTTATGTAGATATGAAAGTTATACTTTCTTATCTACCAAGTAAAGTGTAGTTCGCTATAAAAAACGAACTACACTTTTTATCATTTTGCTTGTAGAAGCTTTGGTGCAGAAGTAAATAATAATACTGCAACAATAGCTGTTAATATTGTCGCCGGAAGCATATACGTTCCATTATAAATTATCGAATACGCCCATACATTTTGGTCTCCTGCATATTCCGCAAAAAAGATAACGCCTGCTAATGTATGCGCAACGTAACGTAAAAAACCACCTAAAACCGTTCCGATCACGATAAAAACAGCAATTTTTGTTTTATCTGCCCTTGCTGCAGCCGTTAATAATGGTTGGCGTACAATTCCAGCTAAACCAACGACAGTAAAAGCAATGCCGTAATCTAGTAGTGCCTGCGCCCAGTGTAAAATGTACGCACCGAACATCATTTGAAGTACGCCAATGAGTAAGCCCGTTGCGAGTCCTGCTGATAGTCCCCAGCGAATGGACATTAATATAATTGGCACCATGACTAAGCTAATGGATCCGCCCTGTGCCCAAAGCGTAAATGTTAATTGGTCTAAAATAATGCCGATTGCTGCGAAAATCGCGATTTCTACGAGCATTAATAAACGTTTGTTGTTCATAACAAATCTCCTCTCTTTTTTCCGATGTAGGATTTGAGAAGGAATAGAAACTGCAAAGCCTGACGACAATTAGAAAAGCACATTCGCGCATGTATGAGCAATAACTCAGCGTCCATACGACATTATCGATAGTACTGACATCGTGTCAGCCTCAACCTAGATGGTGTGACTCGAATGGCTAGACAATAAAAAAAACCGACATCAGGACAGAGCCTGACGTCGGTTAGAAGTCGGTTTCTATCCACATCCCTGCGCAAGTGTTAACTTACAGGTTCGAAGGGTCAGTACATACGTGTACAATCTCAGCCGACAAATCGGCCCCCCTTGTGGGCATACATCTTAAATTGCTAGAACATACTCATTGTACTGAACGCAGCACTATAATTCAACAACAGATTTTTTTGTTTTCATTACGAATCTTTTTGTTTGCCCTATTCGTATAATTTACAAAGGAGCTGATTTTTATGGACAATACGAAAGGCTTGAGCGCACTTAATTATTTTAGCATCTTTTTTGCGCCATTTTTATTACCGATTATCGTCTTTCTAATTTCTCAGGATGAAGAGGTTCGTTATCATGCAAAACGTGCGTTATTATCACATGTAATCCCATTTGTTATTGGTATAATTATTGCTGCCTTTTTCTTATTTACAGTCATCCTTAGTGGCAATGAACCAAATTGGGGTGACACAGTTTTTACGTCTATGTTCCTACTGATGGGCTTATATGCATTAGCCTCATTCTTCATTGTTATTTGGAATGTCATCCAAGGTGTTAAAGTATTGCGCTAATGTTCATAGACACTAAAAATTAGGGTATATTAAACTAATTAAACCATTATCTAAAGGAGTGCAAGCACTATGAATATTGGAAAAATTTTTAAAACGGCCGTAAAAGTTGCCCCGATTGTTTATCCAATCATTAAAAAAATTGTCATTAATAAATCAGCCCTGTCTAACTCTACTACAACAACTCGCAAAAAATAATTAGAAAGAGGTAGCCCTTCGCAACGTGCGAACAAGCTACCTCTTTTTTATTTAATCACAATGGAAGTACGGCTGTAGCCTTCTTTCAGCTTTTCAACATGAAGGATTGCTGGCATTGCGGCTTTTAGTTCTGC
Proteins encoded in this window:
- the motA gene encoding flagellar motor stator protein MotA — protein: MDISSLVGIILAFIALIVGMYFKGVTPEVLINPAAILIIIVGTIAAVTIAFPMSELKRVPKLFKNLFKETKLANDIELIKMFSQWADLARREGLLALESKASDIEDPFLKNGLTLAIDGQNADYIRDVLTEEVEAMEDRHASGSLIFTQAGTYAPTLGVLGAVVGLIAALKDMNDIDKLGHAISAAFVATLLGIFTGYVLWHPFANKLKRKSAVEVKQKRMMIEGILSVLEGEAPRVIEQKLASYLPMEERKQITESGAGGLGKEA
- the map gene encoding type I methionyl aminopeptidase; amino-acid sequence: MIVKTQEEIEAFKKIGRICAEIREAMKAATKPGVTTLELDEIAGRMFAEAGAISGPKGEYDFPGYTCISVNHEVAHGIPGSKVIKEGDIVNIDVSGSLDGYFADTGISFVIGEGYEDKEKLCAVAKSALDRAITKIKAGSKLNQIGKAVEREARDHGLTVIMNLTGHGLGRSLHESPDHILNYYDAWDTTIMKEGMVLAVEPFISAKAEHIVESGDGWTFVTPDQSLVAQIEHSIIVTKDKPIILTLLDEKV
- a CDS encoding polyphosphate kinase 2 family protein, with the translated sequence MKKIKDLDLSLELDKKMYKKKLKVLQYEMLNAQQFLFNNKIGLIILFEGMDAAGKGGAIKRLTERIDPRGLIVHPISAPQAHEFRYNYMHRFWRKLPQHGQISIFDRSWYGRVLVERIEGFATETEWKRAYNEINNFEQLLTDGDYIIIKFWIHIDADEQLQRFNARAQDPYKAWKLTEEDWRNREKFDLYSEAADEMFAKTDSEQAPWFLIPGNDKQYARIQVLKDTIAHIEKEAARRGLHITNVFDEAHKEASEALAELEALEVPEETIEREEDKKEKKNNAKKKSK
- a CDS encoding DUF4870 domain-containing protein — encoded protein: MDNTKGLSALNYFSIFFAPFLLPIIVFLISQDEEVRYHAKRALLSHVIPFVIGIIIAAFFLFTVILSGNEPNWGDTVFTSMFLLMGLYALASFFIVIWNVIQGVKVLR
- a CDS encoding beta-class carbonic anhydrase, which encodes MSSLKEILSFNDSFVTDKKYEPFITTKYPDKRIVILSCMDTRLVELLPKAMNLRNGDVKIVKSAGAIVNHPFGGIMRSLLVAVYELKADEIYIVGHYDCGMSAIDPDQMLGHMVERGVKQEIIDIISYSRVDLKEWLRGFGDVTTSVMKSVDLVRSHPLMPKGIPVHGLVIDPSTGRLDLVTDGNTVISK
- the thiT gene encoding energy-coupled thiamine transporter ThiT, giving the protein MNNKRLLMLVEIAIFAAIGIILDQLTFTLWAQGGSISLVMVPIILMSIRWGLSAGLATGLLIGVLQMMFGAYILHWAQALLDYGIAFTVVGLAGIVRQPLLTAAARADKTKIAVFIVIGTVLGGFLRYVAHTLAGVIFFAEYAGDQNVWAYSIIYNGTYMLPATILTAIVAVLLFTSAPKLLQAK
- a CDS encoding GNAT family N-acetyltransferase, translated to MLRNLWGLFQKKGDRVIRLFGDQCTLRTFIESDARQLAELLANNKYSWSTYEPLHRDEYYTEEAQYKKILESLQLLHANREFSFGIYEMNSQQLIGHISLYAIKRLPYSSAFIGYSVDKSFVGRGIATEAVKLVLEFAFQTINIHRIEAYVSPKNEGSVRVLEKSGLVREGLLRELLFINGEWVDHYMYAILQNDFKKISYQR